The segment CGAAAGGGCGCGACCATGCCCACGGCCACCCGCAAGACGACGACCGCGGCGCTCCGGCGGGCGGTCGTCGCCGCCGTCACCGCCGTCGTGCTGGGCAGCTGTCCGGCGCTCGCCGCGCCGGCGGCCGGTGCCGGACCGAACCGGGCCCCGGCCGGACCGGGGCCGGCCGAACCGGTGCCGACCGTCTTCTTCGGCGACTCGCTCGCCGCCGGGTTCGGCATCGCCCCGGTCAGCCCGGACGGCGACGGGCCGTTCTGCTTCCGGGCGGTCGCCAACTACCCGGCGGTCGCCACCCGGCTGCTGGCCGAGCGGGGCGTCCCGCTCGACGTCCGGGCGGACGTCTCCTGCTCGGGCGCGGCCGTCCACGACTTCTGGACGCCGCAGCCGCTCGCCGCCGACCGGCGGGCCGCGCCGCAGCAGGACGCGCTCGCCCCGGACACCCGGCTGTTGGTGGGCAGCGTCGGCGGCAACACGCTGAGCTTCGGCCGGGTCCTCAAGCAGTGCTCCGCCACGCTCCGGGCGGGCTCGCTGATGCCGGGCGACCCGGTCGACCCGGACCAACCCGCCGCCGACTGCCGGGAGTTCTTCGAGGAGGGGGCCGGCCGGGAGTGGCTGGAGGGGCGCTTCGTCCAGGTCGAGGCCGAGCTGACCGAACTGCTCGTCCGGGCCCGCCTCGCCGCACCGGGCGTCCGGACCGTCCTGGTCGGCTACTCCCGGATGGTGCCCGCCGACCCGGCCGCCTGCCTGACCCCGGCCCCCGGTCAGGACGCGCTCCCGTTCGCCGACATCCCGCCGGACGCGCTGCCGTTCATCGACCGGGTCCAGCGCCGGCTGGACGACCTGACCCGGCGGGTCGCCGAGGCCGGCGGCGCCGCGTACGTCGACCTCTACGACCGCACCGGGGACAGCACCGCCTGCGCCGGCCCCGACCGGGGCGTCGGCGGCCTGCTGGAGGACTCCGAACTCGGCCCGGACGGGCGGCGGATCCCCTGGTACGTGCACCCCAACGAGCGGGGCCGCGACCTCCAGGCCGAGCAGGTGGCCGCCGCGGTCGAGCCGCTGCTCGGCCGCGCCGCTCGTTAGCGGCCCCGGCCCCGCGCCGGCCCCGGCCCCGTGCCGGCCCCGCGCCGGAGCCGGGGCCCGCGCCCGGTCGGCCTCAGGACACCCGGAAGCGGTTGATCGCGCCGAGGTGCCGGGCGCGCAGCTCGTGGTCGGTGACGCCGAGGCCCTCGGTGGGGGCCAGGCCGAGGACGCCGACCTTGCCCTGGTGGAGGTTCTGGTGGACCTCGAAGGCGGCCTGGCCGGTCTCCTCCAGCGGGTACACCTTCGACAGGGTCGGGTGGATCTTCCCCTTGGCGACCAGCCGGTTGGCCTCCCAGGCCTCGCGGTAGTTGGCGAAGTGCGAGCCGACGATCCGCTTCAGTGACATCCACAGGTAGCGGTTGTCGTACTGGTGCAGGTAGCCGGAGGTGGAGGCGCAGGTGACGATGGTGCCGCCCTTGCGGGTGACGTAGACGGAGGCGCCGAAGGTCTCCCGGCCGGGGTGCTCGAAGACGATGTCGACGTCCTCGCCGCCGGTCAGCTCGCGGATCCTGGCCCCGAAGCGCTTCCACTCGCGCGGGTCCTGGTGGTGCTCGTCCTTCCAGAACCGGTAGTCCTCGGCGGAGCGGTCGATGATCGCCTCGGCGCCCATCGACCGGCAGACCTCGGCCTTCCGCGGGTTGGAGACCACGCAGATCGGGGTGGCGCCGCCGGCCAGCGCGAGCTGCGTGGCGTACGAGCCGAGGCCGCCGCTGGCGCCCCAGATCAGCACGTTGTCGCCCTGCTTCAGGCCGGCGCCGTTGCGCGAGACCAGCTGCCGGTAGGCGGTGGAGTTGACCAGGCCCGGGGAGGCGGCCTCCTCCCAGGTCAGGTGGGCGGGCTTGGGCATCAACTGGTTGGCCTTGACCAGGGCGAGCTGGGCCAGGCCGCCGAAGTTGGTCTCGAAGCCCCAGATCCGCTGCTCCGGGTCCAGCATCGTGTCGCCGTGTCCTTCGGCGGACTCCAGCTCGACCGACAGGCAGTGCGCGACGACCCGGTCGCCGGGCCGCCAGCGGTTCACGCCGGGGCCGGTGCGCAGCACCACGCCCGCCAGGTCGGAGCCGATGACGTGGTAGGGGAGGTCGTGGCGCCTGGCGGACTCGCTCAGCCGCCCGTAGCGCTCCAGGAAATGGAAGGTCGGCAGCGGCTCGAATATCGAGGACCACACCGTGTTGTAGTTGATGGAGCTGGCCATCACCGCGACGAGGGCCTCGCCCGGGCCCACCTCCGGAGTCGGGACGTCTTGCAGGTGAAGGGACTTGCGTGGATCCCTGTTCGCCGTCGCCATGCCGTCGAACAGGCCGACGTCCTGCTTTCTGAGAACGCACCCGCGGTAGCTCTCCGGAATTCTGAGCGCGGCGAAGTCCCGGCCTTCCGCGTCTTCGGAAAGGACGGCGCTGACAATCTCGTTCACGGTGGGAGTTCCTCTGCTGTGGACCTCGGCAAGGAAAGTAGGCGAAACCGCGCGACTTCTTTGTCGGCACAGGGGTCCGCCCTGCGGCCCGAAACCCCTCGTGGTGCTCCGGCGGGAACCGGCCGGGCGGGCGGTGCCTGGGCGACGGGTCTCCAGATCGGTGTGACTGTACGTCAACTGCGTGACCCAGTGGGTGCTTCCGGGAGCCGGCGCGAAGACTTTCGGACAGTCTCCGGGGGGCGCGAGACGGCTCCGTGCGGGGTCGTCGGGATGGTGCGGGGGGCGGGCCGCAAGATTTCCGCCAATTTCCCGGGGATTAATGAGTTTTTCTCGTCGGACAAATGTTTGGCGGGCCGGAGGGTCGGGTAATGGTGATCTTGCCGCGCATGGCCGAAACGCCTCCCCCGTGGCCCGAATCCACACGATGCGCATTGTGTTTGAGTGCGATTGGCATTGATCAATTGATGTGGACAGATCGAACGGGGTCATCTAATATCCGGGGTTGGCGGGCCTTCCGGGCCCTGTCGGCCCGTGATGTTACATGGCACCCATCATTGACGACCGGGGGAGCGATATGCCCAATCCTGCCGTGTGGAACGTCGTTTTTGACGCCGGAAGTGACGCCGGTATCGTGCTCGCCGCCGATTTCCCGGTGACCGGCCGCAACGAGGGCGGGTTCGCGGAACTGCTGCCCCACCTGAATCCCGACTTCTCGCTCTGGCAGACGGTCGCGCCGGTCCGCGCCCCCGAGACGGGTGCCCCGCCCGAGGAGTACCTGGCGGCCTGGCTCTCCGAGATCGAGGCGTCCGGCCGGGTGGTCCGGGCGGTCATGGGCTACTGCGCGGGATCCGTGTTCGCGGGCGCCCTGGCCGAGAAGCTCGCCGAGCGCCAGGCCGTCGCCCCGGCGGTGATCGTGTTCGATCCCGAGCTGGTCGACGTGCCCACCGCCCACCTGCAGTTCGGGCGGGTGGTCGGCAACATGACGGCGATCCTGACCGAGGCGGAGATCGCCGAGCTGGCCGGGACGGCCGAACTGCTCGCCGCCAAGCCGGGCATCGAGCCGACCGAGTTCGCGGCCGAGCTGTACGCGGTGTTCACGCCGATCGGCCGGGGAGCCCTGCTCCGGGCGGGGCTGGCCGAGGACTACGCCGACGAACTGGTCGCCATGGTCGGCTCGTTCATGGCCTACCTGTGCGCCGCCTCCGGCCTCGACCCGCGGCCGGGCTGGGCGCGCGCCACGGTGGTCACCTCCGGGAGCGAGCGCAGCGGCCTGAACCGGATGCGCACCACGCCGGGGGTGGCGCCCATCGTCATCGCGGACGAGCACCGCTTCGAGGTCGAGCACCGCGACCTGCTGCGCACCCCCGCCGTGGCCGAGACCGTGGCCGGCCTGCTCGCCGCCCGGCCGGAGGGGGGAGCGTGAGCCCCGGCGTTCCGGTCGGGGCCGTTCGCGCGTCCCGCAAGGAGACCGCCCTGTGGCTGCTCGACGAGCTGGTCCCGGACAGCGGTGCCAACAACCTGTCGCTGGGCCTGCGGGTGCGCGGCCGCCTCGACGCCGCCGCCGCCGCGCAGGCCACCGCGCTCCTGCTGGAGCGCTTCGAGGTGCTGCGGACGGTCTTCCACCGCGCGGACGCCGAGCTCACCAGATCCGTCCCGGCCGCGCAGGCCGTGCACCTGGAGGAGGCCGACCTCGGCGAGGAGGGGGAACGCGCCGCCCTGACCGCCTTCGTCGCCCGCCCCTTCCGCGCCGACGGCAGCCCGCTGGTGCGGGCCCTGCTGCTGCACGGACCGGATCACGACGTGTACTGCCTGGCCCTCCACCACGCCGTCTCGGACGTCCAGTCCACGGCGATCCTGCGCGCCGAGTTCGTCACGCTCTACGAGGCGGTGCTCGCCGGCGGGGCCCCCGCGCCGGTCGAGGTGCCCGCCTGGCACGAGCCGGGTCCGTCCGAGGAGAGCCGCCGGTACTGGGCCGAGACCATGGCCGGATTCCGTTCCTC is part of the Kitasatospora setae KM-6054 genome and harbors:
- a CDS encoding SGNH/GDSL hydrolase family protein yields the protein MPTATRKTTTAALRRAVVAAVTAVVLGSCPALAAPAAGAGPNRAPAGPGPAEPVPTVFFGDSLAAGFGIAPVSPDGDGPFCFRAVANYPAVATRLLAERGVPLDVRADVSCSGAAVHDFWTPQPLAADRRAAPQQDALAPDTRLLVGSVGGNTLSFGRVLKQCSATLRAGSLMPGDPVDPDQPAADCREFFEEGAGREWLEGRFVQVEAELTELLVRARLAAPGVRTVLVGYSRMVPADPAACLTPAPGQDALPFADIPPDALPFIDRVQRRLDDLTRRVAEAGGAAYVDLYDRTGDSTACAGPDRGVGGLLEDSELGPDGRRIPWYVHPNERGRDLQAEQVAAAVEPLLGRAAR
- the ccrA gene encoding crotonyl-CoA carboxylase/reductase: MNEIVSAVLSEDAEGRDFAALRIPESYRGCVLRKQDVGLFDGMATANRDPRKSLHLQDVPTPEVGPGEALVAVMASSINYNTVWSSIFEPLPTFHFLERYGRLSESARRHDLPYHVIGSDLAGVVLRTGPGVNRWRPGDRVVAHCLSVELESAEGHGDTMLDPEQRIWGFETNFGGLAQLALVKANQLMPKPAHLTWEEAASPGLVNSTAYRQLVSRNGAGLKQGDNVLIWGASGGLGSYATQLALAGGATPICVVSNPRKAEVCRSMGAEAIIDRSAEDYRFWKDEHHQDPREWKRFGARIRELTGGEDVDIVFEHPGRETFGASVYVTRKGGTIVTCASTSGYLHQYDNRYLWMSLKRIVGSHFANYREAWEANRLVAKGKIHPTLSKVYPLEETGQAAFEVHQNLHQGKVGVLGLAPTEGLGVTDHELRARHLGAINRFRVS